The DNA window AAAGCCTGAGatacatgatttagtatataaacaatttactaaaattgaataaaattggacaaatgtccttaaatttaataatctcaatagttctaGGAAAATTTTTACGGGCTAGAAAAAGTGGTCATGATAtattacatgtcaaagtttatgagataaaaatcataattaacctAACTAAAATAATAGGAGCATTGCTATGGGGGACACTATGAGGTGACactttataattagttaatggttctctataatctttattaaagtaaaatatgtAGAATCCGATATTAAATTGCACTGGTAGCAATATTACATATCACAAGGGTACTAGACACCATgagtgccctttagcatttctcaaatAACAGTATGCGAGATATCTTCCCATTGGAGACATGATCaaaattagaattagaaaaatgagTCAAATAATCAGTCATCTAATTCCCAGATCGTTtgaccaaaaaaattaaaataaaattagatgaaaaaGGTTGGAGCATCACAGTTAACCTAAGAACTCATATATTCTGTTTTATCCATTGCTCAAAAGACacaacaatacaaattattgTAGCAGGTTCATTCAATCTCGTAGCTTGAGTACTTAACTATTGTGTAAGGTACGTAACTACATTACTAACGTTCCCTTCAGTAGCAAAGAACTTGTTATTTCTAACCACTAACAACGATTTGATGATGAGTCATTGAAGAACAAAGAAGAACCAACAATAAAACAAAACTATGTCACACAGACTAGACTAAAACACTCAAAACTATGTCATagagataaaataaaaacactCAAAACTATATCACAAATACAAGACTAAAACACTCAAAACTATATCAAAGAGACGATACTAGTCGCAATagcaaaaattaaattatagtagCAAATACAATCCCAACCAAACCACGTTTAAGTCCAAAAAAAGTCGGTGGGCCTGACCAGAGTAAAAAGATAACATCCGATAGCTaaaattctttcaaaaaaaaaataaataaataaataaaaatcttggACAAAAgcattcatttatttatttatttgtcttAACATACTTTCATCATCTGAATtgtaaaaattgattttttttttcatgttgttTCCTTCCTtctaataaattaacaaaaaatagatatattgaATATCATTTCCTATGTATGATTTTCTTTTGTTTATAAGGTATAGGGAAATTagccaaattaaaataaatgtggGGTTATTAGGATTAAGAGGCATTGGCAGAAGTAGATTGGATTGGGCCCTATCTAGTATCTATTCCCCTTTCTTTATTAGTGTCTTTCTTTTGtccttttaattaattaaagagtAAAGAGTGAGAAAGAGAAATCCTCCTATATTCATAGTGTTGTGTCTAATTTCTGTTCTCTACCTACTCTCCAATTTGGGGGCTATCATGAATCTATTCTACAAATTTTAATAAGTTGAAAGCCATTGTCCCCCAAATCACACACAATTACATACTATTACTATTTAAGTATTCTCATAGATATAGATAATAGTTATAGAAAGTTATACAATAAGAAAATGATTTTAATCAACCAAGTTAATACAACCAACAAACCTAACTATTACAGTGTCAAATTAACACATATTTGtagtcaaaattttaaaatcacaataagataACTTTCTATGCTTTATATTGTGTAATctatacaaaattaatttttttcttatcttcatgtatttaacaaaatatgaaaaatcataataaaaaatacttatttttattCCTCCATAAGTAATAGACTATAAAAGAGCATAAATTGCATTGAaatattcatttcttcaattttaaaatgaaatagtCATTCCGAAAAATCATTTTATTGGAATGATATTCtagtattttaaaatgcaaccaaacaaataaataaaataaaaattattttcttttcatttcatCACCTCCAACCTAACACTATCTTAGATATTAAGCACTATTGGTGTGCTCTAAGCCTCTAACAATTCTCAACTATTACTATCATTGGACAAATGAAATGAAAGTCTAGTACACTTCTAAATTATTCTACTTtcaaaaggaaaaggaaaaagaaaaggaaaagaaaatggTGCATTGCATTGCATGTGTATTGTGTGGGAGTGTTGAGTGTGGTGTGGGAAACCTTGGTTGGGTTTTGTTTTCTCCATttcaaaaatatgtaattttagaATAACAATGATAATAATTCATCTGAATAGTCATAAAAATCATAGTGATAGTTCTGTAGTTATCCCATtccctaaataataataattttttctttttgatagaGATTAGGATGATGAGGAAAGAGGAGGTTTGCGACATGTGATGATGGAGAATTTGATGACACCCTTCTTGAATCCTTCTATCATCAATGGCATTGCCAATGCTCCTTTTATTGTTTTCATTCCTAAACaaacacaacacaacacaacaAACAACATCAATCATCTATAGTAACAAACAATCTTCCATTTTAACATGAGTCCTTAAACTCTTTCGGTTTTTTTGTAGCTTCTGCCAAAAGGACTTTAATTTACTCACAAaacatattttttaatgatcttcaTATAATAGTTATCGAAACAGTAAAAATAAACGGAAGTAGAAATTTATTAGTATTGGTTACCAGCGCGCAAAAGAGAGGTGAAGCCCTTCCAAGTGAGGGCGGATTTTATGACAGCAGGCCAGAAAGGAGCAACATTTGCAGACCAATCTGCTGATTTGATATCCTGTTTATAAtgttaatttgttagttaagagaTGAATGAATGAGTAacattcttttgttttgttataaatttatataaaaggGATTTTGATTTAAGACCTCAAGAGAGTGGGATTGAAGCAATTTGACATAGTGAGCTGTGGAACACCAAGCAGGAAGATAGAAAGCATCACATATCTTTTTGAGTAAATTCTGTTCCCACTCTTGCAATGACTCCTCTCCTTCCTCAAGATCTCTATGACACCATGTCACTATTATGATTCTCCCTCCTGGGGCTGCAACTCTAACCAATTCACTCACAAACTGCACACTCACATTGGTTACTAGTTAAGTACATAATTATGAGTTAGTTgtttatacaattaattaagatttaagACATGCCTTTTGTTTGTCAGGCATGTGTTCTCCACTCTCCATGGACCAAACAAGATCAAATTTCCCATCTTCAAATGGTTGTTCCAATGCATCTGCCACTTGGAATGATACCTGCCAATCATTTCAACTAATTATTCGTAGGAAGTGAAACACAAAGGGGTTTTTCTTGTTAAATTAAGGACATATCATACTCATCAACAGTGTTGTTGTCTACTTGTGTCTCAGTTACGTACAAATATATGTATAGTACCTATCTTATCATTTAGTAGTATAATTTGAGTATAAAGCAATGAGAATGAGGTGATATTAATAAATGATAAGAAAACCAAACACAAATAAGGGAAAGGGGGGGAAACAAACAATTTACGGGTGGCAATTCGTGTTTGTGAGTCATTCATGTCGTGTCGAGACTTATGTATAATAAGTGTATGCTCGACTCGAACACAACCCGCTTAATAAACGGAAAAATGAAACCCGAACATATCCTGTTCATAAACTGGTCGATAACACGTCCCGTGTAACCTGTTTataatcacattttgtttaaacATGTGAACTGATAACACGTTTATAATCCATATATAATCggttaaaatactaaaataactttaaatgtTAACCATGTCAACCTGAACACAAcccgtttattaaatgaaataaacaaGTCAACCCGAACACGATCCCATAGAACCAAACACAAATTATGGAAAGGGGGAAACAAGCAATTGGTGTGGTGTTTGTGTTGTGTTTGTGTCacaagaaagaaaagagaaaggaaaATAAGTAATTTGCAATCACACAAAGTCTATCAGCAACAACAAAAATGACAGGTGTAGATTACTTTATGGGCCAATCCTTGAGCAAAAGCAAGTTGGTTGGCCCTTTGAGCTTGGACAGGACTGAGAGTGATACCCTCACACTTGGCATTAAATTTGTTAGCCAAATATCTGGAACTCCCTCCAATCCCACAACCCACATCCACAACCTCCATATCATCATCACCACCACTGGTCATTCCTGCAAATCTGAGGGCTTCCTCAATCATTCGAATCTGGGCAGTTGTGTGATCTGAGAGTGACACTTGGGTTGAATCAGGGTCGTAGAAACCATGGTGCATATGGTCTCCCCAAATATTCTCCCATAAACTGGATGACTCATCGTAAAATTCAGCTATACCCTTTTGAAGCTGCTTCCACACACtactattactattactattgttgttgttagatatagaagatgatgatgaagaatcAACAGCCTCCATGGTGAAGGTGAATATGGATCTTCTTTGAGGGGTGATGAGTTTAATCTTATTGAAGGGTGAGATTGATGAGATTGGGTTTGGGTGAAATCTTGAGTGGCACGTGGGACTTAAACTTAAACTCAAAGTTGGAGAAGAGATTGTTCTTGTGGTACTCATCATGGCTCTGTCCTCTCTCCTGTATTATTATATGtgtaaaaaattattgtattttgtatacaacaataaaataaacatcacccacataataaaataatgactaaTTTAATTACGTGAATATAATAGTGAAGTGTCGGAAGGTATTTTTCAAGACATATCATCATCACCAATAACAATATCTCAATAGTACAATAATACAATGAGAATAGCAAAATACAAGTTACAACCTTCTTCTCTGTCCTCTGTCCTCTGCAACAATCACAACCACAACCACCTTTctttcttacttttctttttctttattggttaatttattatttcataTCCTTTTCAGATTCCCTCTCCCAATGTATCTCTTCCTCCCTTtctcctttttattttttaaaaatggtAAGAGCACtaagaatttaatattgagtctcacttattttaatttaataaaaattatgataACAAATTATAAGACGACATTTCATAATGGAGCTAGACAATTTGATACCCATAGTAATGCTCTTTATTTTATGTTTCTTTCTCAATTTTAGACCTAATAATAATATCTCttccattaatttttttttttaaaaaaaatacaaaatgccttttaatatcaatttttttttttattagaagtgTCTTTACACCCCTACACACCTCAATACCCTTTAAATGATCACTTTAGGCTAGATTAGCTAGCAAGCTAGCCTCTCATTAGTTATGGTAGATACttgatttttaatattattaactaaagaatattaaaataaaaacacatacataaCTACCATCCAATCTAATTAGAATATGACAATTGACATCCACAATTGCACATCCAACCTTTCACAATTGAATTAGATTGGATTAATTCGGTGTAATTTTTGGATTTGGAGGTTTTAATCATGGGATATCATATATTAGTGAATTAGTGACATGTTagagttgcttgaaacttgtaTATCAATATCATATACTCACTATTTTGAGTTAATGCATAATTACAACACCACCACATGATGACATTAAAATTAGTGATATAAATATAATCAATAGAGTTAAGATGACTCGTTTTTTGAAACTGAGTGGaaataatttttgtttgtttgtatgtttatacttttatttgttatatgCTACTGTAATTTTGCCTGCATTTCTTTGTTTGTTTGTAATGATCATCATATCCATACCTACCTTCCATGCAAAACTTAATTAGTTGGTAGCAAAATCAGGATGAAAACGACAAAGTGGGACATGGAGTAATGTAAGTTGTCAGTCAAATAATACACATGGAGTAATGTAACTTAAAAGCCCTAAATAATCATGTTTTAGGTTAGCAAAAGATGAGCTGACTAGTGAGACAGTGACTACTACTACTTACTATCACTaatcatgatgatgatgatgatgatgatgatgaatgaTTAGAGGAATTAGGAGAGGTGGTCCTTCTCaaaactttttctttattaCTTCCTCATTGTTTCTTCTCATATCATATTCAGTCAGATGTCTAATATGCTAATGGTGTAGATTAGATTATTGGAAGAGAAAATATACAAATGCAAATATCACAAGCAATTGCAGGCAAGACTTTTATTGCAGGGAATTAAATTGCACAATAGAAAAAGATAAAGCACTCAATAGTCATTACATCATTGTTAGCTACCCTAAAAACTTGATCTTTCTTCAGTGAAGGTGATCCATCAGCTTGGATTTACTTCATCATCATTTAGAGAACCTGAAACTCACTTAACACCAACAACTTTGGCTCAATTCAAAATAATGAATAAAGAGGAACCAGAGTCAATTCAtgtcaataatcaaatataacAAAATGAAGCAAAGATTCATATACCATGATATTCTCTAATGGGGATCAAAATGCAGATCAACATAACTACTATAACTACCTATGCAAGACAGCAACAGCGATAGTGCTTGTGTTGTGTAGCATAATTAAAAACAGTAAACAATGATAGATTCCATGTAATGACTATGAATGGAAAAAACATTCATTACATCATTGTAACTCGATCTTCAGTGAAGGCGATCGATCAGCTTGGATTTACTTTGCATAATGATCTCATCATCTAGAGAACCTGAAACTCATTTAACACCAACAACTTTAGCTCAATTAAAAACAATGAATAAAGAGGAAACAGAGTAGATTCATGTCAATTACCAAATATAACCAAAACAAGCAAAGAATGATTCTAATGGGGATCAAACTATGATGccccttttcttttttatataatttaatttcataattcaGATCAACATAACATAATTACTATAACTATACAAGACAACAACAGTGATAGTGCTTGTATAGCATAATTAAAAACAGTAAACAATGATATATATGAAAATGGTGCTACTCCTACCCTAGTAAGAACTACACTCAACTCCATATAAACACAATCAATTCACACaagattgaaaattaaatgaatccactttaataataaatagataaataaaaatCTAGACTTTGGTTTGGGTAGGCTCcttctcctcctcctccttctcATCCTTGTTCTTCTTATTCAAGTAATCTTCCATTTCATTCAACCAAAGATCAGCAAACTCACAATGCTTCCATGCCTCAAACCATGGTCCTCCACGAGTATAATGTACAGCTTTCGGATAAGTATTGGAATCACCTTCGACCACCTTATTATGCCCTTCTAGAAAGTTCCAAACAAAAGGAACAGATCCAATTTCATCATCTTCAAGCCACTGAAACCTATGGAGGAAAGCACCGGTCTCTGTATTAACGAGTTCGGGAGTGAGAATCTTGTTCTTAGGATGAGAACAATTGTACAAAACCATAGAAGACCAATTCTTTCTGGGATAAACAGTCTGAACAGCTCCATCCATCTTAGTGGTTTCTTTGGGCGTGTAATCGTGTTGAACACACATTAGGGCGAATTTATCATCGAGTAAATCGACGAGTTGTTTGATGTCTGAAAGGTAAAGGAAATCGCAGTCGACGAACATAGCCCAGCCTTGGTAATCAGCGAGATAGGGAGTCAAGAATCGAGTGAAGGAAAACTCAGTGCTCTCGAGTTGATTCCTTTGTCGCCAATAGAGAGATTTGTCTCTGAGTTGGGATTGAACAATGGGGATAATTTGGAGTGGGATTGAAGAGTGCTTTAAGAGTGAGTGTCGGCATACCTGATAGGCAATGTCTTCGCGTGGATCGTAGCCTACGAAGATCTTGAATGGCGTGGGTTGAGGTTCAGATTGGGAACCCATTGATGCTGGAATTCAGATCAGATCAGATCAGATCTGGTCTGGTATGAATGAGAGGTGATAATGataatggtaatggtaatggtgaTGATCTGAGATTGTATTGTGAATGTTGAGATTTATTTATAAGATAATGAAAACGCgcttttttgttattattattattattattattattattattattattattagaaattagaaATTAGAAATTAGAAATTAGAGAATTAGACACTCAAAATTTGCTCATTGTTTCATCAAGCCTCCATTCTACTTACTCGGCCAATGGTTTTTTTTAGGAGTGTATTGGTGTACCTTGTTTCGGtatttaaaagaattttttagtttaatttattttataattatttttattataactaGACGGCAACTACGTGTAAGACAcgttttatctttttttgagttttttttttacaattcttttatccatttaaaaaaatacataggataggtattttttttacaatagaGTATACATTGAAATTCTTGTATCTTTGAGTCTTCATCTTTTCTTGATCAATATAAATTTGTATTATCTAACACTTTATTAACAATTCATTAGAAACACTTTCAATATATTTAGTCTTTTTTTgagaaataaatgataaaagttagtattattatcatttatttaagtatatattCTTGTACTAAATGGATGCATTTCAATTATGAAtgtattttttctatttaaaatatttgatataataatataaatattatttataagttttatgtataaatttacataaaatattatattatatattacgtAAGTTTAAGTTCTATTTTTTCAGATTAAATGTctagttatttaaaaatattacataagtTGTTACTCTAattcttaaaatataataatataatttattttattttaatagaagTCGAAATTTGGTTTAGCTAAGTTTTTTCTTACCTCTTATCAATgagatatattttttgaattctTTTTATTCCATATGTTGTTGTTACATATCTTTTGGTGACTTGACTTGTATTGCAACCGCTAATATATCTATATTTTGaatgttaaaatatttttgatttaataagaaatttgaatagaaggaaaatattattagtatattaaaactaaattacCAATTTCTTCTTTTGAAGACGTAGAGGTCCAAATCATTATAATTGACTATTTTGTACTCCAGTTTGTTTTTGTCTTCTTTTTTTGttcattcttatatttttattgtagagATTATTAtccattaatatttaatatagataatctttatatttaaaattgtcATGTGATTTAGTAACATGTGCATTACTATGTAATACCattaatacataaatatatctttccaagttttAAAGTTTGTAGCTTcgattttattttgatgtagtaAAGTAAGTACAtaattttagttaaatttagtaaatgaaataaataatattttatgtttaattgagtattcaaataaataatttacctTTGTGTTAATAAGAGttagtttttgatatttttaggGCTCTATAATGACTTATAACCAACTATCATATATATTGTCAACTCACATTGTGGCATctaaattgtttaattttatcatttttaagattaatgttacaaatagaaaaatttaataataatataatttaaaagtattaaatgcaatattatgtaataatttaaaaaccgAAATGTTTGATTTTATCtttctgtaaaaaaattatctttaaatgatttttataaaatttaaaaataaaattctgcatttatttatttgagaAAATATTCTGCATTTActtaaaattatcatttttaaaacTAAGGTGTCGTTTgctaacacttttgttttttaattttttaatcacaaaatgaaagtaaaatttttgtttttaaaaattttgtttttcaaaaacaaaattgcgttctgtaaccacttttgatttttaattttaaaaacagaaaacaaaagtgtgttctgtaaagtttattttcatttttattttttgattttatttacgtcggGTTTAGGTCCAGGGTCGAATTCGGGTTAAGGTCAAAGGACAGGTTCAGCGCTAGGGCCGTGGGAGTATTTGTGTCCGAGTTTGATCGAAGTTCAAAATAttgattgagaaaaaaaaaccgtttgaaaaaatattgaaagcgattttcttttgtttttaaaattttgattctcaattaaaaaattgaaaagtaaaaacagttttatagaacatgtttttaaaaaatattttcaattttttaatttaaaaacaaaaaattaattaaaaaagtgttaccaaacgccacctaaatttattaattttaaaaacatattataaaataaataaaaagttaaaaaataaaaccctaaatttaaaatcaatttttctatcggtactctctttcttcttctttcctccCTCTTATCGCAGAGATGATTGGCTACCCGTCTCGAGGGTACAGGGACAACGGAGGCAGAGGATGGCAGATCAAAGGAAAAGACAAGATCGAGATTTATGGATCTTTGGAAAATCGGTGCTACTCCGATCGTCTTGACAAAGAATTGCGTGAGAGAGAAATGGTGTGAGACGTGTTTTCGGCCATTTGTAGCCTCCATTTTGTGGCCGACATCAATGGAGATTTGTGATAAAGTTCGTCGTACAGGTTGGTGGAAGCGGGAGAGGAGAGCGATTCAGATCTAggtttagtgattttttttcttcttctttttctatttttcttcatTTGTTGTTCTTGTTTGAGATTTGAGATTGGGGCTTTTTTTGTCTTGTTTTGTATCTGATATTGTTTTTCTGTTTCATTTTAGTTTGTGTTTGAATCTGAAtttgagattgattgaagtaaatTGTGGTTGTTTTTGTGGTGGTCGATGGCGGTGCCGTTAATGGTTGGCGGTGGGCTCACTGGCCTGTAATGGTGATAGTAgtgtcaaagaaaaaaaaaagtctgaTATTGATTTCTTTTTAAACTAATGAGAAGATAATTTTCTCTTTGtttcatttataatttatgaCTTTGTGAATGAATGGGTTCTTGTACGAATGGATGTCTTGCGAATGGCAAATGGGTGTCTTGAGAATGGCAAAAGTTGTCTTGGTCTGTGATTGTGAATAATGTTTGTAAATAGAATGAGTTGTGTCTGTTAAAgttaactttattttttggtatattctgttaaatacaCAAGAATCTGTTAAGTGCACAACAAAATAAGTTAGATAGCCATTTTATATATTAGGTAAGATTATTTAAGATTTCAAGATGTGACTAtttaaatagattgattgatACCACTTATATCATCTTATTTTCTGATAGCTCATCCCAAAAGAACTCCACAATCATTTtgggatgggtgacctccttcaagttttcccaggaaggatgtgtaaaattttgagaaattcaagaAAATTTAACTCGCTGaactttttagtttaatttttttcccaTAGTCGTGTTTGAACactctttttatattataaattattttaaatttctcaaaGTTTTAGATAGAGGTGTACATTTACACCCGAAACCAACCTGGCCAACGCAATAAAACCcgaaaaaataggtttcaatTTTAGTAAATCAAGTTTTGGTTACACTCACTTCATCATCGGCCGAGTTCGGGCTTCATTAATCCAAAACCTAATAAAACCAAATTACACTCAAATCCACCTGAAACtcgaatatatataatttttttaaaaatttttatatatattttttgaaaacatcaacttaaaacaaaataaaattaattctaaacaataatatatcatttttatttttattttcttcttttattttttatttattttttgtttttttataaaaaaatatataaaaatgatattttttttaaaaaaaaaggcaaGCTCAACCCGAACCCGATCAAAACCCACCCGCACCCAAAATCCAAAAATCCAGTCACACAAACAGGtaaaacacttttttttttttttttgacgcggTGAACAGAGTCACACATGATTAACAATGCAGCAAACCACAATCGGCGGTGGAatctcctcgaaccaggatagctcatcgtctaaccgaagGGCATATTTTGTCAAACCATGAGCTGCAGAATACATATTGCGAGcaacatgggacaaaactgcccccagaaatttagacaataaagctataacgtcTTCAAACAACTCCCCGTCACATTGAAAAATACCTTCCCATTATAATAGTTGTCGTCAGAAGTAGCGAAACTGAAAAAACATAATAAcaccaaaaccaaaaaatacagTTATATTAGAATGGTATTcttcaaattaaaattaaaatacaaacttaGAATTTAACACACAACCTAAAACACAAGTTCAAGTATAACTAGCCAAAGGTATTACCCTTTGGCTGATAACAACAAACAACAAAATTTCTAAGTATAACTAGCCAAATgtaaaatactttaaaatgtaaaaatagattagcttgtttaaaaaaaattagaccaaTACAAGTAAAACactttaaaaatattaacaCGTCATgacatatattttttgaaaaataataataaatatggaCACAAATTTACAGCACTATAAAGAGTGTACAGAAAGATAGATCACGTTGATGATTGGTTTGGTGAATTCTTGAAAGGCGTGACTGTGGGTGTGGTAGATTAGAACTTTTAATTAGATTCACAACTTCttccaaaaaaaattgattcacaactattagatttttattttgtttttttcgtaaacaaattattattattgtgtggGGAGTGTTGCTTGGTCACACCTACAAACAAACCAAGATACTAtaattcaccaaaaaaaaatactatatatacacacatttgcAATAATAGGATACAATAACCACCGACActcaaagattttttttttttttttgtcaaagtgaaaaaaaaaaatctgtacCACTTAATCCCGTTTTAGTaataaaaaaagagttataaaacttgaaaattaagCAAAGTTACAACTAATCAATAATAATACTACAACTATAACTCATTAGGGActcgtttggaacgtcgtattaagtcgtattgtattgtattatattgaatggattatatatcatatttttatataatactatgttagactt is part of the Cannabis sativa cultivar Pink pepper isolate KNU-18-1 chromosome 5, ASM2916894v1, whole genome shotgun sequence genome and encodes:
- the LOC115716613 gene encoding tocopherol O-methyltransferase, chloroplastic — translated: MMSTTRTISSPTLSLSLSPTCHSRFHPNPISSISPFNKIKLITPQRRSIFTFTMEAVDSSSSSSISNNNNSNSNSSVWKQLQKGIAEFYDESSSLWENIWGDHMHHGFYDPDSTQVSLSDHTTAQIRMIEEALRFAGMTSGGDDDMEVVDVGCGIGGSSRYLANKFNAKCEGITLSPVQAQRANQLAFAQGLAHKVSFQVADALEQPFEDGKFDLVWSMESGEHMPDKQKFVSELVRVAAPGGRIIIVTWCHRDLEEGEESLQEWEQNLLKKICDAFYLPAWCSTAHYVKLLQSHSLEDIKSADWSANVAPFWPAVIKSALTWKGFTSLLRAGMKTIKGALAMPLMIEGFKKGVIKFSIITCRKPPLSSSS
- the LOC115716594 gene encoding protein CDI → MGSQSEPQPTPFKIFVGYDPREDIAYQVCRHSLLKHSSIPLQIIPIVQSQLRDKSLYWRQRNQLESTEFSFTRFLTPYLADYQGWAMFVDCDFLYLSDIKQLVDLLDDKFALMCVQHDYTPKETTKMDGAVQTVYPRKNWSSMVLYNCSHPKNKILTPELVNTETGAFLHRFQWLEDDEIGSVPFVWNFLEGHNKVVEGDSNTYPKAVHYTRGGPWFEAWKHCEFADLWLNEMEDYLNKKNKDEKEEEEKEPTQTKV